From the genome of Fundulus heteroclitus isolate FHET01 chromosome 9, MU-UCD_Fhet_4.1, whole genome shotgun sequence, one region includes:
- the LOC105932467 gene encoding nuclear receptor 2C2-associated protein: MASSLICSETQSRVSSVLNRDVKQYGKKFMFDCNEETCWSSDQGDCQWVSLEFPQTVKVSEVKLQFQGGFSAKTCRLEGRLKDGDFLGLSQFYPEDNNCLQSFPIQEAPTVDKVKILFENSADFFGRIIVYSLDILGERTS, encoded by the exons ATGGCTTCCTCGTTGATTTGTAGCGAAACacagagcag GGTGAGTTCGGTGCTAAACAGGGACGTAAAGCAGTATGGGAAAAAGTTCATGTTCGACTGTAATGAAGAGACCTGTTGGAGCTCGgaccag GGGGACTGTCAGTGGGTGTCGCTGGAGTTTCCCCAAACTGTAAAAGTCTCTGAGGTAAAACTGCAATTCCAGGGAGGCTTCTCGGCCAAGACGTGCAGATTAGAAG gTCGCCTCAAAGACGGAGACTTCTTAGGGCTGAGCCAGTTTTACCCAGAAGACAATAACTGTCTTCAG AGCTTTCCCATACAGGAGGCCCCCACCGTggacaaagtaaaaatactgttTGAGAACAGTGCAGACTTTTTTGGGAGAATCATTGTTTACTCTTTGGACATTTTGGGGGAAAGAACCTCGTGA